Proteins encoded by one window of Salmonirosea aquatica:
- the thrA gene encoding bifunctional aspartate kinase/homoserine dehydrogenase I, which yields MKVLKFGGTSVGSVDSIKQVIQILEKSISKGERTAVVFSAMGGATNRLIEIGRMAAAGNQEYFELLKVVEERHFATIRGLINVKQQSSTFAAIKGLFNELEDILRGVSLIRELTDRTLDLIMSFGERLSTVIITEALKNRNLKAEFCDARQLVRTNAHFGMAEVDFPVTNRLILEHFAKTSALQCITGFIGATPEGITTTLGRGGSDYTASIFGAALDAQVIEIWSDVDGMMTADPRKVPNAFTIPSISYAEAMELSHFGAKVIYPPSLQPAFAKSIPLKVLNTFNTDFEGTLVSRAANSKEYAITGISSIDDMALVNIQGSGMIGVAGISARLFTTLSDNNISVILISQASSEHSICFTIDPRNAERAQVVLEKAFETEMAMGDIDSITIEKNVSIIAIVGEGMRKSSGVSGRLFSVLGKNGINIIATAQGSSELNISVVISKNDLSKALNAIHGVFFLSETRSLNLFIVGVGLIGGTLLEQVRSQSAFLSGERLLKLNIVGLSNTRKMLLEPSGIAPDHWRDELDAHGVKTSIPAFVQRIIELNLPNSVFVDCTSDKDIVRHYGTLLDASISVVTPNKVANSGRYAEYQRLQRTALQRGVKFLYETNVGAGLPIINTIQGLMDSGDKFIKIEAILSGTLSYIFNTFGPQVRFADVVREAKAKGYTEPDPRDDLSGTDVARKILILAREVGVPMEPEEVKITPLLPENCLQAPTVEAFFAELESSNDYFENLLNEAEAQQGVLRYIATLDNNHATVQLRVVDARHPFYNLSGSDNIVSFTTERYKDRPLVVKGPGAGAEVTASGVFADIMSISSYLG from the coding sequence ATGAAAGTTCTTAAGTTCGGCGGCACGTCGGTAGGTTCGGTTGACAGTATTAAGCAGGTCATCCAAATCCTGGAAAAAAGCATTTCAAAGGGCGAGCGCACCGCGGTGGTGTTCTCGGCCATGGGCGGAGCCACCAACCGACTGATCGAGATTGGCCGCATGGCTGCTGCGGGAAACCAGGAGTACTTTGAACTGCTGAAAGTGGTCGAAGAAAGGCACTTTGCCACCATTCGCGGGCTCATCAATGTCAAGCAGCAAAGCAGTACGTTTGCGGCCATCAAAGGTCTGTTCAACGAACTGGAAGACATCCTAAGGGGCGTGTCGCTGATTCGGGAACTGACCGACCGTACCCTGGACCTGATCATGAGTTTCGGCGAGCGGCTGTCAACCGTAATCATCACCGAAGCCCTCAAAAACAGGAATCTAAAGGCGGAATTCTGCGATGCGCGGCAGCTGGTACGTACCAACGCCCACTTTGGGATGGCCGAGGTAGACTTTCCGGTCACTAACCGGCTGATCCTCGAACACTTCGCCAAAACCTCCGCCTTGCAATGCATCACGGGTTTTATTGGCGCCACGCCCGAGGGCATCACCACGACGCTGGGGCGCGGCGGCTCGGACTACACGGCCTCCATTTTCGGAGCAGCCCTCGATGCGCAGGTGATCGAAATATGGTCGGATGTGGACGGTATGATGACTGCCGATCCGCGCAAGGTACCCAATGCGTTTACGATACCATCCATTTCGTACGCTGAGGCCATGGAACTGTCGCACTTTGGGGCCAAGGTTATTTACCCGCCCAGCCTTCAGCCTGCTTTTGCCAAAAGCATTCCGCTGAAAGTACTGAACACCTTCAACACCGATTTTGAGGGTACCCTCGTCAGCCGCGCCGCCAATTCCAAGGAATATGCTATTACGGGCATCTCATCCATCGACGACATGGCGCTGGTCAATATCCAGGGTAGCGGTATGATCGGTGTGGCGGGTATTTCGGCCCGGCTTTTCACGACTTTATCGGATAATAACATCAGCGTGATCCTCATCTCGCAGGCTTCGTCGGAACATTCGATCTGCTTCACCATCGACCCGCGCAACGCCGAACGCGCGCAGGTGGTTCTGGAAAAGGCCTTCGAGACCGAAATGGCTATGGGGGATATCGATAGTATCACCATTGAAAAAAACGTTTCGATCATCGCCATTGTGGGCGAGGGCATGCGGAAAAGCTCCGGGGTATCGGGCCGTTTGTTTTCAGTGTTGGGCAAAAACGGGATCAATATCATTGCCACGGCGCAGGGCTCCTCGGAGTTGAATATTTCGGTGGTTATTTCCAAGAATGACCTTTCCAAAGCCCTTAATGCCATTCACGGTGTTTTTTTTCTATCGGAAACCCGTTCACTGAATCTTTTCATCGTGGGCGTGGGTCTTATTGGGGGTACCCTACTGGAACAGGTGCGCAGCCAATCGGCCTTCTTGAGCGGAGAAAGGCTTTTGAAACTGAATATTGTCGGGCTTTCCAACACCCGGAAAATGTTGCTGGAACCCAGTGGCATCGCCCCCGACCACTGGCGCGACGAGTTGGATGCCCACGGGGTCAAAACCAGTATTCCGGCTTTTGTGCAGCGTATTATCGAGCTCAACCTACCTAACAGCGTATTTGTGGACTGTACCTCCGATAAGGATATCGTCAGGCACTATGGTACCTTGCTGGATGCCAGTATCTCGGTCGTGACGCCCAACAAGGTAGCCAATTCGGGCCGCTACGCCGAGTACCAGCGGCTTCAGCGTACCGCCTTACAGCGCGGCGTGAAGTTTCTTTATGAAACCAATGTAGGGGCGGGTCTACCCATCATCAACACAATTCAGGGCTTGATGGACAGCGGTGATAAATTCATCAAAATCGAGGCAATTCTGTCGGGTACCCTTTCGTATATCTTCAACACGTTCGGTCCGCAGGTACGCTTTGCCGATGTAGTGCGCGAAGCCAAGGCCAAGGGATACACCGAACCCGATCCACGCGACGACCTCAGCGGTACCGATGTGGCTCGCAAAATCCTGATCCTGGCGCGGGAGGTGGGGGTACCTATGGAGCCGGAAGAAGTGAAAATCACGCCGCTGTTGCCGGAAAACTGCTTGCAGGCTCCTACGGTCGAAGCGTTCTTTGCCGAACTGGAAAGCTCCAATGATTATTTCGAAAACCTGCTCAACGAAGCAGAGGCCCAACAGGGCGTACTGCGCTACATCGCCACGCTGGACAACAACCACGCTACAGTACAGCTTCGGGTGGTCGATGCCAGGCATCCGTTTTATAATCTCTCGGGCAGCGACAATATCGTATCGTTCACAACCGAACGGTATAAGGACCGGCCCCTGGTAGTAAAAGGCCCCGGAGCTGGTGCCGAAGTGACCGCCTCGGGCGTCTTTGCAGACATTATGAGTATTAGTAGTTATTTGGGATGA
- a CDS encoding PAS domain-containing sensor histidine kinase has protein sequence MSDFPHSILLEQIKAIPEGLLVVDAKGKIISCNKAYIDLWNMPPAIVEAKDDVAALNYAMTQVEDAQAFFDRVQELYACQTPRSVRDVLHFKDGRAIQRFGKSIIGSDGISHGWAMYFRDITDQYRNEQELQRQKNLYRDALEGTSDAFVSFDFDWNILYINGKATAWGNLPADEIIGTNLWEAFPQLVGTDLALVYRTCMETRQPRHTEYFSAAVNRWYSVKVSPISQGLSVFIADITDTKKVEKENQEREDQFRLMANSIPQLGWMADSEGWIYWYNDRWYEYTGTTLDEMKGWGWKRVHHPDHVDQVVAVAEKGWRMTEPWELTFPLRRHDGEYRWFLTRIFPVKDVTGAVTHWIGTNTDIHDQLESEKVLKRSEEQLKQLSDFMPQIVWTTDDKGYHDFFNQRWYEFTGLSFEETKDTGWALVLHPDDFEPTWKKWSHSLRTGDLYETEYRMKRADGAYRWLLARAMPLRNESGEIVRWFGTCTDIHDQKVASDILEHKVAERTRDLQEANSYLHSINEELRQFNYIASHDLQEPLRKIMIFAERIRAQDYDQLSEGSRSFLERMSVSAERMSVLLKDLLDFSSTQREELFIQVNLNDTIKDIENDLELLIAQKSAVIQKEELPTLKAIPLQMHQLFYNMINNALKFTLPHQNPVIQIKGTLALPQLVQEWALAPDARYFHLTVTDNGIGFEQEFADRIFVLFKRLHSQKTFQGTGVGLALCKKVVENHHGRIWAESEPDRGATFHVVLPLL, from the coding sequence ATGTCCGATTTTCCCCACTCCATTCTCCTAGAACAAATAAAGGCCATTCCCGAGGGGCTGTTGGTAGTGGATGCCAAAGGGAAAATCATCTCCTGCAACAAGGCCTATATCGACCTCTGGAACATGCCGCCGGCTATTGTCGAAGCGAAGGACGATGTGGCTGCGCTGAACTATGCCATGACGCAGGTCGAAGACGCCCAGGCTTTTTTTGACAGAGTGCAGGAATTGTACGCCTGCCAGACGCCCCGTTCGGTTAGGGATGTACTACATTTCAAGGATGGGCGAGCCATCCAACGCTTCGGAAAGTCGATCATTGGGAGCGATGGAATCAGCCACGGCTGGGCTATGTATTTCAGGGATATAACCGATCAATACAGAAACGAACAGGAATTACAGCGGCAAAAGAACCTTTACCGGGACGCCCTGGAAGGTACTTCAGATGCCTTTGTATCTTTTGATTTCGACTGGAACATCCTCTATATTAACGGAAAGGCCACTGCCTGGGGCAATTTACCGGCCGACGAGATCATCGGCACAAATCTGTGGGAGGCCTTTCCGCAGCTAGTGGGAACAGACCTTGCTTTGGTGTACCGTACCTGTATGGAAACCCGTCAGCCCCGGCATACGGAGTATTTCTCGGCTGCTGTCAATCGCTGGTACAGCGTTAAGGTTTCACCCATCAGTCAGGGACTATCGGTTTTTATTGCTGATATAACCGATACCAAAAAAGTTGAAAAAGAAAACCAGGAAAGGGAAGATCAGTTTCGTTTGATGGCTAATTCTATCCCGCAACTGGGCTGGATGGCCGATAGCGAGGGTTGGATTTACTGGTACAACGACCGCTGGTACGAGTACACAGGTACTACCCTGGATGAAATGAAAGGATGGGGATGGAAGCGAGTCCATCATCCCGACCACGTCGATCAGGTGGTGGCAGTAGCGGAAAAAGGTTGGAGAATGACCGAACCCTGGGAGCTGACCTTTCCGCTGCGCCGCCACGACGGTGAATACCGCTGGTTCCTTACCCGGATTTTTCCTGTCAAGGACGTCACGGGAGCGGTCACGCACTGGATAGGTACCAATACGGATATTCATGACCAGCTGGAATCCGAAAAAGTCCTCAAACGCAGCGAAGAACAGCTGAAGCAGCTCTCCGATTTTATGCCCCAGATTGTGTGGACCACCGATGACAAGGGGTACCATGATTTTTTCAATCAACGGTGGTATGAGTTCACCGGTCTGTCATTTGAGGAAACTAAGGATACGGGCTGGGCGCTGGTACTGCATCCTGACGACTTTGAGCCCACCTGGAAAAAATGGAGCCATTCTTTGCGGACCGGCGATCTGTACGAAACCGAATACCGCATGAAACGCGCCGATGGCGCGTACCGCTGGCTGTTGGCCCGTGCCATGCCCCTGCGCAACGAAAGCGGCGAGATAGTCCGGTGGTTTGGTACCTGCACCGACATTCACGACCAGAAAGTAGCATCCGACATCCTGGAACACAAAGTAGCCGAACGTACCCGGGACCTGCAGGAAGCCAACAGCTACCTGCACAGCATCAACGAGGAACTACGGCAGTTCAACTACATTGCCTCCCACGACCTGCAGGAACCGTTGCGGAAAATCATGATCTTCGCCGAACGCATCAGAGCGCAGGATTACGACCAATTGAGTGAGGGTTCGCGGAGCTTTCTGGAACGGATGTCCGTTTCGGCGGAGCGAATGTCGGTCTTATTGAAAGATCTGCTGGATTTCAGCAGCACGCAACGGGAAGAGCTTTTCATCCAGGTGAACCTGAACGATACGATCAAAGATATTGAGAACGACCTGGAATTATTGATTGCGCAAAAGTCGGCAGTGATTCAAAAAGAAGAACTACCTACCCTGAAAGCCATTCCCCTGCAAATGCACCAATTGTTCTATAATATGATCAATAATGCCCTAAAATTTACTTTACCCCATCAAAATCCCGTCATTCAAATTAAAGGTACCCTGGCGCTGCCTCAATTGGTCCAGGAATGGGCGTTAGCGCCGGACGCCAGGTACTTTCATCTCACTGTGACCGACAATGGTATCGGCTTTGAGCAGGAATTTGCTGACCGGATTTTTGTATTATTCAAACGGCTCCATAGCCAGAAAACCTTCCAGGGTACCGGTGTGGGACTGGCGTTGTGCAAAAAAGTAGTGGAAAACCATCATGGTCGGATTTGGGCCGAATCAGAACCTGACCGGGGGGCTACCTTTCACGTGGTTCTGCCCCTTCTGTGA
- the modB gene encoding molybdate ABC transporter permease subunit — protein sequence MNPEPLILTFKLASLTTLILFGVALPIAYWLAYSKFRGRVLVEAVIGMPLVLPPSVLGFYLLLAFSPSYAFGGWIEEVLGLRLVFSFPGLVVASVIYSLPFMVYPLQAGLQALPPSLREASYTLGKSAWTTFFKVLLPNCKSAILTALVLTFAHTVGEFGVVLMIGGNIPGVTKVASVAIYNEVEALNYPAANQYALVLFVITFAILLLVYLLNHRLRVRYSA from the coding sequence TTGAACCCCGAACCCCTGATTCTTACCTTCAAGCTCGCTTCGCTCACTACCCTGATTTTGTTTGGGGTAGCGCTACCAATCGCGTATTGGTTGGCGTACAGTAAGTTTCGGGGGAGGGTACTGGTGGAAGCTGTCATCGGAATGCCCCTTGTATTACCTCCGTCAGTACTGGGATTCTATCTGCTGCTGGCATTCAGTCCTTCCTATGCCTTTGGCGGCTGGATCGAAGAAGTGCTGGGGCTTAGGCTCGTGTTTTCGTTTCCGGGCCTGGTGGTGGCTTCGGTCATTTACAGTTTGCCGTTTATGGTTTATCCTTTGCAGGCGGGTTTGCAGGCGTTGCCCCCATCTTTGCGAGAAGCTTCCTATACGTTGGGAAAAAGTGCATGGACTACTTTTTTCAAAGTCCTGTTACCCAATTGCAAGTCGGCCATCCTGACGGCTTTGGTCCTTACCTTTGCCCATACCGTGGGTGAGTTTGGCGTAGTATTGATGATCGGCGGCAATATTCCGGGCGTTACCAAGGTAGCCTCGGTAGCCATCTACAATGAAGTGGAGGCCCTTAATTATCCGGCTGCCAACCAGTACGCACTCGTGCTTTTCGTGATTACCTTTGCCATACTACTCTTGGTATATCTACTTAACCACCGCCTCCGTGTCCGCTATTCCGCTTGA
- a CDS encoding GNAT family N-acetyltransferase, whose product MTTYYYPEGLETDRLITRYLTEADVLLWTEFFKDPEAIEFFPVYKNMTHEASAIEWIGRQTTRYVNQQYGMQALIEKKTGSLIGQCGLLAKEIDGIPELEVGYSILKKYWGRGYAAEAARLFIDYAFQNNLVESVISTISPGNMKSIRVAEKNGLVFEKISPWQDMQLCVYRVWKPL is encoded by the coding sequence ATGACAACCTACTACTACCCCGAAGGTCTCGAAACCGACCGGCTCATTACCCGCTACCTTACCGAAGCTGATGTGCTGCTGTGGACCGAATTTTTCAAAGATCCGGAAGCCATTGAATTCTTTCCTGTCTACAAAAACATGACCCACGAAGCCAGCGCCATTGAGTGGATCGGGAGACAAACCACGCGCTACGTCAACCAACAGTACGGCATGCAAGCCTTGATCGAAAAGAAGACGGGTTCTCTGATCGGACAATGTGGGTTACTGGCCAAGGAAATCGACGGCATTCCTGAGCTTGAGGTAGGGTACAGTATCCTCAAAAAATACTGGGGCCGGGGCTATGCTGCCGAAGCTGCCCGGCTTTTCATCGACTACGCTTTCCAAAATAATTTGGTAGAATCGGTCATTTCCACGATCTCGCCCGGTAATATGAAATCCATCCGGGTTGCCGAAAAAAACGGGCTGGTGTTTGAGAAAATTTCCCCCTGGCAGGATATGCAGCTCTGCGTATACAGAGTATGGAAGCCGCTTTGA
- a CDS encoding nucleotidyltransferase family protein has translation MKPTLLILAAGIGSRYGGVKQLDQFGPQGQTIIDYSLYDAIRGGFGKVVFIVRDEIKDDVEATFADRLRGKIDYDFAIQGIQSYVPEELGTVERAKPWGTGHATLCAWPQTDAPFAVINADDFYGREAFATMANFLTTDTDDTQHAMIGYELKRTLSENGTVSRGVCIVRSDGNLSSVVERTKIFPDKVGNIYFEEDDILTELPPFTPVSMNFWGFKPAVFPLIQKQFQNFARENANNPKAEFYIPTIVTNLIYHQLGQCRVFTSQSDWFGVTYPEDKPTVQAALKALHDAGEYPAELWAN, from the coding sequence ATGAAGCCTACTCTTTTAATTCTGGCGGCCGGTATCGGTAGCCGCTACGGCGGCGTCAAGCAGCTCGACCAGTTCGGCCCCCAGGGCCAGACCATCATAGATTATTCCTTGTACGACGCCATCCGCGGCGGCTTTGGCAAGGTCGTGTTTATTGTCCGCGATGAAATCAAAGACGACGTAGAAGCTACCTTTGCGGACCGGCTGCGGGGAAAAATCGATTACGACTTTGCCATTCAGGGTATCCAGTCGTACGTACCTGAGGAGTTGGGTACCGTCGAGCGGGCCAAGCCCTGGGGTACCGGCCACGCCACTTTGTGCGCCTGGCCCCAAACTGACGCCCCGTTCGCCGTCATCAACGCCGACGATTTTTACGGCCGGGAAGCCTTTGCCACGATGGCCAACTTCCTGACTACCGATACCGACGACACGCAGCACGCCATGATTGGGTATGAGCTCAAGCGTACCCTGTCCGAAAACGGCACGGTGTCGCGCGGGGTATGCATCGTGCGGTCCGATGGCAACTTGTCGTCCGTGGTCGAACGTACCAAGATTTTCCCTGATAAAGTAGGTAATATTTATTTTGAGGAAGACGACATCCTGACCGAGCTACCGCCTTTCACGCCCGTTTCGATGAATTTCTGGGGTTTCAAGCCCGCTGTATTTCCGCTCATTCAGAAGCAGTTTCAGAATTTTGCACGCGAAAACGCAAACAACCCCAAAGCTGAGTTCTATATTCCTACCATCGTGACGAACCTGATCTACCATCAGCTGGGGCAATGCCGTGTGTTCACGAGCCAGTCCGACTGGTTTGGCGTGACCTACCCTGAAGATAAGCCAACGGTACAGGCCGCTCTGAAAGCCCTGCACGACGCCGGCGAGTATCCGGCTGAATTATGGGCAAATTAA
- a CDS encoding HesB/IscA family protein — translation MVTVTDKAKERIETLRLEEGRTDENHIRVGVEGGGCSGLMYNLEFDTNTQPTDMVFEDKGIRIVVDKKSILYLAGTVLDFSDGLNGKGFQFVNPNATRTCGCGESFAV, via the coding sequence ATGGTAACGGTAACCGATAAAGCCAAAGAACGAATAGAAACACTGCGCCTTGAAGAAGGCCGCACCGATGAAAACCACATCCGCGTGGGTGTGGAAGGCGGCGGCTGCTCGGGCCTGATGTATAACCTCGAATTTGACACCAACACCCAACCTACGGATATGGTCTTTGAAGACAAGGGTATCCGGATTGTGGTGGATAAAAAAAGCATTCTGTACCTGGCAGGTACGGTGCTGGATTTCAGCGACGGACTCAATGGAAAAGGCTTTCAGTTCGTGAATCCCAACGCCACGCGTACCTGCGGATGCGGGGAGAGCTTCGCGGTATGA
- a CDS encoding SGNH/GDSL hydrolase family protein, with protein MKKFLRYARFFVFVLPLLAMQQDKPLRVIFFGDSITQAGVGEKGYITQLRKMLQDKGLGDQYELIGAGIGGNKIYDLYLRMEDDVLAKKPDVVFVYVGINDVWHKRTHGTGTDLDKYVKFYEAIIKKLKDNNIRPILCTPSVIGERADYSNEQDGDLNLYAAKIRDLAQKNGLTLVDLRKDFQEYLEKNNPKNEEKGILTSDRVHLTEAGNTFVAEKMMEGLLKK; from the coding sequence ATGAAAAAGTTTTTGCGTTACGCCCGGTTCTTTGTTTTTGTGCTTCCTCTACTCGCCATGCAGCAGGATAAGCCCCTACGGGTGATATTTTTTGGTGATTCCATCACCCAGGCGGGGGTAGGTGAAAAAGGCTACATCACCCAGCTCCGCAAAATGTTACAGGACAAAGGCCTGGGCGACCAGTATGAGCTGATCGGGGCAGGCATCGGAGGAAACAAAATCTATGACCTGTACCTGCGGATGGAGGATGACGTGTTGGCCAAAAAGCCCGATGTCGTGTTTGTGTACGTAGGAATTAACGATGTGTGGCACAAGCGTACCCACGGCACCGGCACCGATCTGGACAAGTACGTAAAGTTTTACGAGGCCATTATTAAAAAGCTGAAAGACAATAATATCCGTCCGATTCTGTGTACTCCTTCGGTGATTGGCGAGCGGGCCGATTATAGCAACGAGCAGGACGGCGACCTGAATCTGTACGCCGCCAAAATCCGGGATTTGGCCCAAAAGAACGGTCTGACGCTCGTGGATTTGCGGAAGGATTTTCAGGAGTACCTGGAAAAGAACAATCCGAAAAACGAAGAAAAAGGAATCCTGACCAGCGACCGCGTGCACCTGACCGAAGCGGGCAACACCTTCGTGGCCGAGAAAATGATGGAAGGGCTATTGAAGAAGTGA
- a CDS encoding RNA polymerase sigma factor → MVDDATLIRRIQAGDRHAFQWLIKSHERLVYGVVWKIVRNQADAEDISQEVFLKVHEKLGTFHHESRLSTWIAKIAYNQALSHLRKRDILQHSVDVEDEAFRERITGEGTLPTESLENKELKRIVHDAIEQLPLPYRTLIDLFHIQEMSYAEIVEISGFPEGTVKSYLFRGRKLLKDAIRSHKHLID, encoded by the coding sequence ATGGTAGACGACGCAACACTTATCAGACGGATTCAGGCGGGCGACCGACACGCGTTCCAGTGGCTCATCAAGTCGCACGAGCGGCTCGTGTACGGAGTGGTGTGGAAAATCGTCAGGAATCAGGCCGACGCAGAGGATATCAGCCAGGAAGTTTTTTTGAAAGTACACGAAAAACTAGGTACCTTCCATCACGAATCCCGGCTCTCGACCTGGATTGCTAAAATTGCGTACAACCAGGCGTTGAGCCACCTAAGGAAACGCGATATTTTGCAGCATTCCGTGGATGTGGAAGATGAAGCATTTCGCGAGCGCATAACCGGCGAAGGTACCCTCCCCACCGAAAGTCTGGAAAACAAAGAATTGAAAAGAATAGTACACGATGCCATCGAGCAACTACCCCTACCTTACCGGACGCTCATCGACTTGTTCCATATTCAGGAGATGAGTTATGCCGAAATCGTGGAAATCAGCGGGTTCCCGGAAGGCACGGTAAAAAGCTACCTGTTTCGAGGACGAAAACTATTAAAAGATGCCATCCGCAGCCATAAGCATTTGATCGATTAG
- a CDS encoding DNA-3-methyladenine glycosylase family protein: MAKIPPDFALPIPPLFSFRECLWFLDRNYDDIMHRVTETSVIKPFRVGTSVSLLEISEKSNHLIVQFRGGDLADEALLREQVTALFDLEADLAPFYEHLRTDSDLAFMADDYYGLRLIGIPDLFEALCWSIIGQQINLTFAYTLKRRLVELVGEKITYQGHVFYGFPTPEHMAALTVEQLRLLQFSGRKAEYLIGVARAFAAGEISKAQLLALPTSEAMVQTLTSLRGIGEWTAHYALMKSLKIPTSVPYGDVGLYNALFTLKGLPKRPSRAELASVFDAFKGWEAYLTLYLWRSLAAPKPNV, encoded by the coding sequence GTGGCTAAGATCCCGCCTGATTTCGCATTACCTATCCCGCCGCTATTCAGTTTTCGGGAATGTTTGTGGTTTCTGGATCGAAACTACGACGATATCATGCACCGGGTTACGGAGACTTCCGTAATCAAGCCCTTTCGGGTAGGTACCTCGGTGTCACTGCTGGAAATATCAGAGAAGTCTAATCATCTGATCGTGCAATTTCGGGGCGGTGATCTGGCCGATGAAGCGCTGCTTCGCGAACAGGTCACCGCCCTTTTTGATTTAGAAGCCGATCTCGCTCCCTTTTACGAACACCTGCGGACGGATTCTGATCTGGCTTTCATGGCTGACGACTACTACGGTCTCCGACTGATCGGCATTCCCGATCTGTTCGAGGCGCTGTGCTGGAGCATCATCGGGCAACAGATCAACCTCACGTTCGCCTACACGCTGAAACGTCGGCTGGTGGAACTGGTGGGCGAAAAAATCACCTACCAGGGTCATGTTTTCTACGGGTTTCCTACCCCCGAGCATATGGCCGCGCTTACGGTGGAGCAGTTGCGACTTTTGCAGTTTTCGGGCCGCAAGGCTGAGTACCTCATCGGTGTGGCTCGCGCCTTTGCAGCGGGCGAAATTTCTAAAGCACAATTGCTGGCCTTACCGACATCGGAAGCTATGGTACAGACGCTCACTTCCCTACGGGGTATCGGTGAGTGGACGGCCCACTACGCGCTGATGAAATCGCTGAAAATTCCGACCTCAGTACCCTATGGCGATGTGGGTCTTTACAATGCGCTCTTTACTCTAAAAGGACTTCCCAAACGGCCCAGCCGCGCCGAGCTGGCTTCGGTTTTTGATGCTTTCAAAGGGTGGGAAGCCTACCTTACCCTGTACCTGTGGCGAAGCCTGGCGGCTCCAAAGCCAAACGTTTAG
- a CDS encoding homoserine kinase, translated as MNYIKAFAPATVANVACGFDIFGFAVDEPGDVVEIYRRDEPGIVIADITGDEGRLPRDPLRNAVTVVMLRLLDHLKIFDFGCEVILHKNMPLGSGMGSSAASAVAGIFALNELLGQPLTRQQLLPFAMEGERIACGSAHADNVGPSLMGGFLVIRSYQPLDVFRITVPENLYCTLVNPDIEVNTKDARFILRNEVSLKNAISQMGNVAGLIAGLMQEDYDLISRSMVDVIVEPIRAILIPEFNEVKQAAIAQGALGCSISGAGPSMFTLSKGRETAERVGKAMQQKFAEAEIDSKIYVSAINRDGPRVLATA; from the coding sequence ATGAACTACATAAAAGCCTTCGCCCCCGCTACTGTCGCCAATGTGGCCTGCGGATTTGACATTTTCGGTTTCGCCGTGGACGAGCCGGGCGACGTGGTTGAGATCTACCGCCGCGACGAGCCGGGCATTGTGATCGCCGACATCACGGGCGACGAAGGCCGCCTGCCCCGTGACCCGCTCCGCAACGCCGTGACGGTCGTCATGCTGCGTTTGCTGGATCATCTCAAAATATTCGATTTCGGGTGTGAGGTAATTTTGCACAAGAATATGCCCCTGGGCAGTGGCATGGGCTCCAGCGCAGCCAGTGCGGTAGCGGGGATTTTCGCCCTTAACGAATTACTCGGCCAGCCGCTGACGCGCCAGCAATTGCTACCCTTTGCTATGGAAGGTGAGCGCATCGCCTGCGGGTCGGCTCACGCCGACAATGTAGGGCCTTCGCTCATGGGTGGTTTTCTGGTGATTCGCAGCTACCAGCCGCTGGATGTATTCCGCATTACAGTACCGGAGAATCTCTACTGTACCCTGGTCAATCCCGACATTGAGGTCAATACCAAGGACGCGCGCTTCATTCTGCGCAATGAGGTTTCTTTAAAAAATGCGATTTCACAAATGGGCAACGTCGCCGGTCTCATCGCTGGACTCATGCAGGAAGATTACGACCTGATCAGCCGCTCCATGGTGGACGTCATTGTGGAGCCCATCCGGGCCATTCTGATACCCGAATTCAACGAAGTGAAGCAGGCCGCCATCGCGCAGGGGGCGCTCGGTTGTAGTATTTCGGGAGCAGGGCCATCGATGTTCACCCTGAGCAAGGGCCGCGAAACTGCCGAGCGTGTAGGGAAAGCCATGCAGCAGAAATTTGCCGAAGCCGAAATCGACAGCAAAATATACGTGTCGGCCATCAATCGCGACGGGCCCAGGGTACTAGCTACCGCTTAA
- a CDS encoding DUF6249 domain-containing protein produces MNSLAGILIPLGTTYLLFWGIVTIMRVAKESSIKARMVELGHLEPEKQWILQKSASAPDAYSNLKYGILLVCVGAGLMIVNDLNLDHNAPIIFGLLSIVAGLGFLLYFLIIKYLYRKAD; encoded by the coding sequence ATGAACTCATTAGCTGGAATACTGATTCCTCTTGGAACTACCTACTTACTCTTCTGGGGCATCGTTACGATCATGAGAGTAGCCAAAGAATCCAGCATCAAGGCCCGTATGGTCGAACTGGGGCATCTGGAACCCGAAAAGCAGTGGATTCTGCAAAAAAGCGCAAGCGCTCCCGACGCCTATTCCAACCTGAAATACGGAATACTACTGGTGTGTGTAGGTGCAGGACTTATGATTGTGAATGACCTGAACCTTGACCATAACGCCCCCATCATTTTTGGGTTGCTTTCCATTGTTGCGGGTCTAGGGTTCCTGCTCTACTTTTTGATCATAAAGTACTTATACAGGAAGGCCGACTAA